One window of the Oscillatoria salina IIICB1 genome contains the following:
- the ndk gene encoding nucleoside-diphosphate kinase, giving the protein MERTFIMIKPDGVQRNLVGEVIKRLEAKGFTLVGLKMMSVSHELAEKHYDVHKERPFFKGLVEFITSGPVVATVWEGEGVVASSRKIIGATNPLAAEPGTIRGDYGISIGRNLIHGSDAIETAQREIDLWFKDEELVSWEPSIKSWLYEEN; this is encoded by the coding sequence TTGGAACGGACATTTATTATGATTAAGCCTGACGGCGTACAGCGCAACCTAGTTGGTGAGGTAATCAAGCGTCTGGAAGCAAAAGGCTTTACTTTAGTAGGTTTAAAAATGATGTCAGTCTCCCACGAACTGGCGGAGAAACACTACGATGTCCACAAAGAAAGACCTTTTTTCAAAGGTTTAGTGGAATTTATCACCTCCGGTCCAGTAGTTGCTACCGTCTGGGAGGGAGAGGGAGTTGTTGCTTCATCGCGAAAAATCATTGGTGCAACCAACCCCCTTGCGGCTGAACCAGGAACTATTCGCGGCGACTATGGTATTAGCATAGGTCGGAACCTGATCCACGGAAGCGATGCAATTGAAACCGCACAGCGAGAAATTGACCTTTGGTTTAAAGATGAAGAACTGGTGAGTTGGGAACCAAGTATAAAATCCTGGCTCTACGAAGAAAACTAG
- the crtA gene encoding cyanoexosortase A — MKINSIIWLKELQNSQLYLGGLAVALAVLHLILSWKVVSDIDRAIVSVLFWAAILSLLWRKRDKLNLDSDIFSSFLGSIILVLMLVKSLNLFWFESSFLKIIPLFLSLSLGLLASGFRGLKQYWREFILVLLLCLPDLYLESKINENFPLSLLTAQNASFLLWYLGFDVVRNGVKLILPNGAVEVFHPCTGTASMILLLKLTIVFLLVFPTKKLPKILLVLAGLGIGFFSGVIRVGIMALVVSNEQAFAYWHGHQGASIFSTISIVLFGLVCQYLLQQNSRNNAKAREVEQL; from the coding sequence ATGAAAATCAACTCAATTATTTGGCTGAAAGAATTACAAAATTCTCAATTATATTTAGGAGGACTTGCCGTTGCTTTAGCAGTGCTTCATCTCATTTTAAGTTGGAAAGTAGTTAGCGATATTGATCGCGCGATCGTTTCAGTTTTATTCTGGGCAGCAATCCTTTCATTACTTTGGCGTAAAAGAGATAAACTAAACCTAGACAGCGATATTTTCTCTAGTTTTCTAGGTTCAATTATTCTCGTATTGATGCTCGTCAAAAGTCTAAATTTATTTTGGTTTGAATCTTCTTTTTTAAAGATAATTCCCCTTTTTTTAAGTCTGAGTTTAGGCTTGTTAGCTTCTGGATTTCGGGGATTAAAGCAATACTGGCGAGAATTTATTTTAGTATTGCTTCTTTGCTTACCAGATCTTTATCTCGAAAGTAAAATAAATGAAAATTTTCCCCTTAGCCTTTTAACAGCACAAAATGCTAGTTTTCTGCTGTGGTACTTAGGGTTTGACGTAGTAAGAAACGGAGTCAAACTTATTCTCCCCAACGGTGCTGTAGAAGTATTTCATCCTTGTACCGGAACGGCATCGATGATTTTACTTTTAAAGCTGACAATAGTTTTTCTTTTGGTTTTTCCTACTAAGAAATTACCGAAAATTCTGCTTGTTTTAGCTGGTCTGGGAATTGGCTTTTTTTCTGGGGTTATCAGAGTAGGAATTATGGCGCTAGTAGTTTCTAACGAGCAAGCTTTTGCCTATTGGCATGGTCATCAAGGTGCGTCAATATTTTCTACTATTTCCATTGTGCTTTTTGGGCTGGTTTGCCAGTATTTACTGCAACAAAATTCGAGAAATAACGCAAAAGCGAGGGAAGTAGAACAGCTATGA
- a CDS encoding slr1601 family putative cell division protein, protein MNALQTTRPLEEPRRRTTRRPRHRRRYSQGAVVAEITVKILVNGVLSAAAIAALLKLLPYHLSQQAKLREVRTEVKRTEQRVNELRDRFSYSFDPHQTQNIMQEQTGRVQPNQLRVVWLEKKTD, encoded by the coding sequence ATGAACGCACTTCAAACTACAAGACCTTTAGAAGAACCTCGTCGTCGAACTACCCGCCGACCTCGACATCGTCGCCGTTACTCTCAGGGCGCGGTTGTCGCGGAAATTACCGTGAAAATACTGGTCAATGGGGTATTATCAGCAGCAGCGATCGCGGCTTTGCTGAAACTTTTACCTTACCATCTCTCTCAACAAGCTAAACTACGCGAGGTTCGTACTGAAGTGAAGCGTACCGAACAGCGAGTTAATGAGTTACGCGATCGCTTTAGTTATAGTTTCGATCCTCATCAAACGCAAAATATTATGCAGGAGCAAACAGGGCGAGTTCAGCCGAATCAACTTCGCGTTGTTTGGTTAGAGAAGAAAACTGATTAG
- the tgt gene encoding tRNA guanosine(34) transglycosylase Tgt, translating into MGFSFQSQSCCSRTRARVGVFHTPHGIMETPRFMPVGTVGTVKGVTPAQLKAAGAQTILANTYHLHLQPGEAIIEAAGGLHRFMGWNSPILTDSGGFQVFSLSELRQITDAGVTFRSPRDGRIIDFTPERSIAIQNALGADIIMAFDECPPYPATEEEVIVATERTYRWLERCIKAHQRPQEQALFGIVQGGVYPELRIAAAKSLAEFDLPGYAIGGVSVGEPPELINNIVRATAPYLPQDKPRYLMGVGTYREMAQAIAAGVDMFDCVIPTRLGRHGTALVRGERWNLKNARFREDFQPLDESCTCYACQHFTRAYLNHLVRSREMLGYILLSLHNITELIRFTVEIRAAILGDRFVSEFGHWLETASC; encoded by the coding sequence GTGGGATTTTCTTTTCAATCTCAAAGCTGTTGCAGTCGCACTCGGGCAAGAGTGGGTGTTTTTCATACTCCTCATGGAATTATGGAAACTCCTCGGTTTATGCCTGTGGGAACTGTGGGTACAGTTAAGGGTGTGACGCCAGCCCAGTTAAAAGCGGCAGGGGCGCAAACAATCTTGGCAAATACTTATCATCTGCATTTGCAACCTGGAGAGGCGATTATTGAAGCCGCAGGTGGGTTGCATCGCTTTATGGGTTGGAATAGTCCGATTTTGACTGATTCGGGTGGCTTTCAAGTATTTAGTCTGAGCGAGTTGCGGCAAATTACGGATGCAGGTGTAACTTTTCGCTCGCCAAGGGATGGGAGAATTATTGATTTTACACCAGAGCGATCGATCGCGATTCAAAATGCTCTCGGTGCGGATATTATTATGGCTTTTGATGAATGTCCTCCTTATCCGGCGACTGAGGAAGAGGTAATCGTCGCTACCGAACGTACTTATCGTTGGTTGGAGCGCTGTATTAAGGCTCACCAGCGCCCTCAAGAGCAAGCTTTGTTTGGTATCGTTCAAGGTGGTGTGTATCCAGAGTTGCGTATCGCTGCGGCGAAGTCTTTGGCAGAATTTGACCTTCCTGGTTATGCGATCGGTGGGGTGAGTGTGGGGGAACCTCCAGAGTTGATTAATAATATTGTCAGAGCAACTGCGCCTTATTTGCCTCAAGATAAGCCGAGATATTTAATGGGAGTGGGTACTTATCGCGAAATGGCGCAGGCGATCGCTGCGGGTGTGGATATGTTTGATTGCGTGATCCCTACTCGTTTAGGACGACATGGTACGGCTTTGGTGCGAGGAGAACGTTGGAATCTGAAAAATGCTCGGTTTCGCGAAGATTTTCAACCTTTAGATGAAAGTTGTACTTGTTATGCTTGCCAACATTTTACTCGCGCTTACTTAAATCATTTGGTGCGATCGCGCGAAATGCTTGGTTATATTTTACTTTCTCTTCACAACATTACAGAATTGATTCGCTTTACTGTGGAAATTCGAGCAGCAATTTTAGGCGATCGCTTTGTTTCTGAGTTCGGTCATTGGCTCGAAACCGCTTCATGTTAA
- the psaM gene encoding photosystem I reaction center subunit XII, which yields MGISDTQVLVALVIALIPGILAFRLSTELYK from the coding sequence ATGGGTATATCTGACACTCAAGTTCTGGTTGCTTTAGTTATTGCGCTAATCCCCGGTATTCTTGCTTTCCGCTTATCAACAGAACTCTATAAGTAG
- the hpsJ-A gene encoding HpsJ-like protein, cyanoexosortase A-associated, giving the protein MNEQNQLNQETEQSPQALAAGKAKTSPKKNQPNPRKKKQSLLISEIVTQRSASIMHLVGYGLLLLSLFDFVQIIFPPQLKNPVWEFQTIGQLVERVPVPLLALLFIFYRISGEIIEKKQIYLLRFLSWMSLLIGILYLLIIPLGIGNTFRINRANNRQIDDRLSQQNQQLEQLQTQIEGATDAQLQNFIASLNQQGATPQIDNTKEFKQQLLTQLENNQKSLEQQGQNTKKNQKLTLIKNSVKWNLGALVSGFLFIWMWHLTRWVRVRNYE; this is encoded by the coding sequence ATGAACGAACAAAATCAACTTAACCAAGAAACAGAGCAGTCTCCCCAAGCTTTAGCAGCAGGTAAAGCAAAAACTTCACCGAAAAAAAATCAACCTAATCCCCGTAAGAAAAAACAATCGCTGCTGATCTCCGAAATAGTTACCCAAAGATCGGCTTCAATTATGCACTTAGTGGGCTACGGTTTATTACTATTAAGCTTATTCGACTTCGTGCAAATTATTTTCCCACCACAATTGAAAAATCCAGTTTGGGAATTTCAAACTATCGGGCAGCTAGTGGAAAGAGTACCCGTTCCTTTGCTAGCTTTACTATTTATATTTTACCGTATTTCGGGTGAAATCATTGAAAAAAAACAAATTTATTTGCTCAGATTTTTATCTTGGATGAGCTTATTGATTGGTATATTATATTTGTTAATAATCCCTTTAGGGATCGGCAATACTTTTCGGATAAATCGAGCTAACAATAGACAAATAGACGATCGACTCAGCCAACAAAACCAGCAGTTAGAACAGTTACAAACGCAGATTGAAGGAGCAACCGACGCACAACTACAAAACTTTATAGCCTCCCTCAATCAACAAGGTGCAACACCACAAATAGATAATACTAAAGAATTTAAACAGCAATTGCTAACGCAATTAGAAAATAATCAAAAAAGTCTAGAACAGCAAGGACAAAATACCAAAAAGAATCAGAAACTAACTTTGATTAAAAACTCTGTGAAATGGAATCTAGGAGCTTTAGTCTCCGGATTTTTATTTATCTGGATGTGGCATCTAACCCGTTGGGTACGAGTGAGAAACTACGAATAA
- a CDS encoding tetratricopeptide repeat protein yields MNAKILLDQHQQVNGYLVPGNKLYNALIKRLYPIQATFVQNQQQSESDLQAKVREQVEQGKYAEAIATLSQLIARQPQNAAHYNNRGLLHFKNHQFLQALADYNQAIEIDPRLDSAYNNRANYYAAVGDLAAAIADYDQALDYNPANLRARINLAIAWRELGIYDLALENLDLALMLGQRYQGRIYTERGRTYHLRGDWNCAIADYQHALSLLQNDRGSVLHSQRVQNWLNELLKPIQ; encoded by the coding sequence ATGAACGCTAAAATTTTATTAGATCAACACCAGCAGGTCAATGGCTACTTGGTACCGGGAAACAAGTTGTATAACGCACTTATCAAACGTTTATATCCGATCCAAGCCACATTTGTCCAGAATCAACAGCAATCAGAGTCAGATTTACAAGCTAAGGTGCGAGAACAAGTGGAACAGGGTAAATACGCCGAAGCGATCGCAACTCTTTCTCAACTGATTGCTCGCCAGCCGCAAAATGCCGCTCACTATAATAACCGAGGATTGCTGCATTTTAAAAATCATCAATTTTTGCAAGCCTTAGCAGATTATAACCAAGCCATAGAAATCGATCCCCGACTTGATAGTGCTTATAATAACCGAGCTAATTACTATGCAGCAGTAGGCGATTTAGCTGCGGCGATCGCCGATTATGACCAAGCTTTAGATTATAATCCAGCTAATCTCCGCGCCCGGATCAATCTAGCGATCGCTTGGCGCGAACTGGGGATATACGATCTCGCCCTCGAAAACCTCGATCTCGCCTTAATGTTAGGACAGCGCTATCAAGGACGCATTTATACCGAAAGAGGACGTACTTATCATTTGCGAGGAGATTGGAACTGCGCGATCGCCGATTATCAACACGCCCTTTCCCTGCTTCAAAACGATCGAGGCTCAGTTTTGCACTCACAGCGAGTACAAAACTGGTTAAATGAGTTACTCAAACCCATCCAATAA
- a CDS encoding photosystem II reaction center protein K: protein MEAALLLAKLPEAYQIFDPLVDVLPLIPLFFLLLAFVWQAAVGFR, encoded by the coding sequence ATGGAAGCAGCACTGCTTTTAGCCAAACTTCCCGAAGCTTACCAAATTTTTGACCCGCTTGTGGATGTTTTACCACTCATTCCTTTATTCTTTCTGTTGCTAGCCTTCGTTTGGCAAGCCGCAGTTGGGTTCCGTTAA
- a CDS encoding D-alanine--D-alanine ligase family protein, with product MTKKLVGLLFGGRSGEHEVSISSARAIAAALQADTNQTKYELLPVYIQKDGIWQAGEVAQQVLDTGKPLQGETEKQQLWQFPSQVTQIDVWFPILHGPNGEDGTIQGLLSLMQVPFVGSGVLGSAVGMDKIAMKTAFAQAGLPQVKYMVVNRSQIWSSPCVFPKLCDEIEATLDYPCFIKPANLGSSVGITKVTSRSQLETALDSAASYDRRIIIEAGVVAREVECAVLGNDNPKASVIGEITYNSDFYDYETKYTEGLAQLLIPAPIPENIATQIREISLAAFAAIDAAGLSRVDFFYVEETGELLLNEINTLPGFTATSMYPRLWQSSGVEFPQLVDRLIQFALER from the coding sequence ATGACGAAAAAGTTGGTAGGATTGTTGTTTGGGGGACGTTCTGGGGAACATGAAGTTTCGATAAGTTCCGCACGCGCGATCGCCGCAGCCCTGCAAGCAGACACAAATCAGACAAAATACGAACTACTGCCAGTTTACATCCAAAAAGACGGCATTTGGCAAGCCGGGGAAGTTGCTCAACAAGTCTTAGACACAGGAAAACCCTTGCAAGGGGAAACCGAGAAACAACAACTTTGGCAATTTCCCTCGCAAGTAACCCAAATAGACGTTTGGTTTCCGATTTTACACGGTCCAAACGGCGAAGATGGCACAATTCAAGGATTGTTGAGTTTAATGCAAGTTCCCTTCGTGGGTAGCGGCGTGTTAGGTTCGGCTGTGGGAATGGATAAAATTGCCATGAAAACTGCCTTCGCCCAAGCAGGACTGCCCCAAGTAAAATATATGGTAGTTAATCGTTCTCAAATTTGGTCGAGTCCCTGCGTTTTTCCCAAACTTTGCGACGAAATTGAAGCTACGTTAGACTATCCTTGCTTTATTAAACCAGCTAACCTCGGCTCATCGGTAGGAATAACAAAAGTTACCTCGCGTAGCCAATTAGAAACTGCTCTCGATAGCGCTGCTAGCTACGATCGCCGTATTATTATCGAAGCGGGAGTTGTCGCGAGAGAAGTCGAATGTGCAGTTTTAGGTAACGATAACCCCAAAGCTTCAGTTATTGGCGAAATTACCTACAATAGCGATTTTTACGACTACGAAACTAAATATACTGAAGGACTCGCCCAATTACTAATTCCAGCACCAATACCAGAAAATATTGCCACACAAATTCGGGAAATATCTTTAGCTGCTTTCGCTGCCATTGACGCTGCGGGACTTTCTAGAGTAGACTTTTTCTATGTAGAAGAAACTGGCGAACTTTTGCTGAACGAAATTAATACTTTACCTGGTTTTACTGCTACCAGTATGTATCCTCGTCTTTGGCAATCATCGGGGGTAGAATTTCCTCAATTAGTCGATCGCTTAATTCAGTTTGCTTTAGAAAGATAG
- a CDS encoding glutathione S-transferase family protein, whose amino-acid sequence MLKLYGGSRSRASIVQWYLEEINVPYEYVLLDMQAGEHRQPEFLAINPFGKVPAIVEGDFKLWESGAILLYLAEKYGKMPDSLEQKAEITQWVLFANATLGVGIFVEANREREMPKLMSALNHIFEQKPFVLGEEFTVADVAVGSYLAYIPMMLQLDLSDYPAVMDYIKRITQRDPFQKAIGSR is encoded by the coding sequence ATGTTAAAACTTTATGGTGGTTCCCGGAGTCGGGCATCAATCGTTCAATGGTATCTGGAAGAAATTAATGTTCCTTACGAATATGTGTTGCTGGATATGCAAGCAGGGGAACATCGGCAACCGGAATTTTTGGCAATCAATCCTTTTGGGAAAGTGCCAGCAATTGTTGAAGGGGATTTTAAGCTTTGGGAGTCGGGAGCAATTTTGCTTTATCTGGCGGAAAAATATGGCAAAATGCCTGATTCTCTCGAACAAAAAGCGGAAATTACCCAATGGGTATTATTTGCTAATGCAACTCTGGGGGTGGGAATTTTTGTCGAAGCCAACCGGGAACGGGAAATGCCGAAACTGATGAGTGCATTAAACCATATTTTTGAGCAGAAACCGTTTGTGCTGGGAGAAGAGTTTACTGTCGCTGATGTGGCTGTGGGTTCTTATTTAGCTTATATCCCGATGATGCTGCAATTAGATTTGAGCGATTATCCCGCAGTCATGGATTACATTAAGCGTATCACCCAGCGAGATCCTTTTCAAAAAGCTATTGGTAGCAGATAA
- a CDS encoding sodium:calcium antiporter yields the protein MKLIFWFLVLIASVGAAHWGSDQLADPLQKLRRRWGLTEAAGAAFVALATASPEIGTNTASAIQGLSDIGLGNLLGSNIISVPAIVTVAYIASQKYQGRGIPLRIKPEALTIQAIPYLIIIAIAAILTLPAPWRGLQPIDGWIMLAAYLVYLAQAIIRQRQSAQEVNWQRKEILVAFLGVLVLAAGAYLIVTATEQIVTILGISELIGGLLIASTLSIAPEVFATWNVAKSGQITAATTSVIADNTATMTLAFFPLALVTLPIENLLLFSVNLTFVGLLAVVYAGFIYWGSEKNSFELWEVLVLNGIYVAYLCIILFGVLRVFG from the coding sequence ATGAAATTAATTTTCTGGTTTCTCGTATTAATTGCTTCTGTAGGGGCAGCACATTGGGGTTCCGATCAATTAGCAGATCCCTTGCAAAAATTGCGGCGAAGGTGGGGCTTGACAGAAGCGGCGGGTGCTGCATTTGTGGCTTTAGCTACAGCTAGTCCAGAAATAGGGACAAATACGGCGAGTGCTATCCAAGGTTTGTCAGATATTGGATTAGGAAATTTACTTGGTTCTAATATTATTTCAGTTCCAGCGATCGTAACTGTAGCTTATATCGCCTCGCAAAAATATCAAGGACGAGGAATACCTTTACGCATCAAACCCGAAGCCTTGACGATCCAAGCAATCCCTTATTTAATAATTATCGCGATCGCCGCTATCTTGACTTTACCCGCACCTTGGCGAGGTTTACAACCCATTGATGGTTGGATCATGCTCGCAGCTTATTTAGTTTACCTCGCTCAGGCAATTATCCGTCAGCGACAAAGCGCTCAAGAAGTTAATTGGCAGCGAAAAGAGATTTTGGTAGCTTTTTTAGGTGTATTGGTATTAGCTGCGGGTGCTTATTTAATCGTCACTGCTACCGAGCAAATTGTGACTATTTTAGGCATTTCCGAGCTAATTGGCGGATTGTTGATCGCTTCCACTTTAAGTATCGCCCCAGAAGTTTTTGCGACTTGGAATGTGGCGAAAAGCGGACAGATAACAGCAGCAACCACAAGCGTGATTGCTGACAATACCGCAACGATGACCCTAGCTTTTTTCCCTTTAGCACTAGTAACGTTACCCATCGAAAATTTACTCTTATTTTCAGTTAATTTAACTTTTGTGGGCTTGCTAGCAGTAGTTTATGCAGGATTTATTTATTGGGGAAGCGAGAAAAACAGTTTTGAACTTTGGGAAGTGCTGGTACTGAATGGTATTTATGTCGCTTATCTGTGTATTATCTTATTTGGAGTTTTGCGAGTTTTTGGTTAG
- a CDS encoding PEP-CTERM sorting domain-containing protein (PEP-CTERM proteins occur, often in large numbers, in the proteomes of bacteria that also encode an exosortase, a predicted intramembrane cysteine proteinase. The presence of a PEP-CTERM domain at a protein's C-terminus predicts cleavage within the sorting domain, followed by covalent anchoring to some some component of the (usually Gram-negative) cell surface. Many PEP-CTERM proteins exhibit an unusual sequence composition that includes large numbers of potential glycosylation sites. Expression of one such protein has been shown restore the ability of a bacterium to form floc, a type of biofilm.), translating to MKILRNITAGLVGTALVSLGSMVTQPVLAITFDFEGTYEQGSFSGSYAIDEDEYEEAVKFGGTSTFLDTFSFELFLDRDLFTSTGSFAILKNFGGDELDPEINFLFQIDKDGNNGVFSISNIASPLSCLTTVCEGIPSSYDGEIGVLNIFDGQFSSLTITSYSQKPRTKSVPEPSLILGMLLLGVAGGFSQLKTQLQKGN from the coding sequence ATGAAAATTTTAAGAAATATTACCGCAGGTTTGGTTGGAACCGCTTTAGTTAGCTTGGGAAGTATGGTTACTCAACCAGTTTTGGCGATTACTTTTGATTTTGAAGGAACCTACGAACAGGGAAGCTTTTCGGGAAGCTATGCTATTGATGAGGATGAATATGAAGAGGCTGTTAAATTCGGTGGTACATCAACATTTTTAGATACTTTTTCTTTTGAGTTATTTCTTGATAGAGATTTATTTACTTCAACAGGAAGTTTCGCAATCTTGAAAAATTTTGGTGGTGATGAATTAGATCCAGAAATAAATTTTTTATTCCAAATTGATAAAGACGGAAATAACGGGGTTTTTAGTATTAGTAATATTGCTTCGCCTTTAAGTTGTTTAACAACTGTTTGCGAAGGAATTCCCTCGTCTTACGATGGAGAAATTGGTGTTTTAAATATTTTTGATGGACAATTTTCCTCATTAACAATAACTTCCTACTCGCAAAAGCCAAGAACAAAATCTGTTCCCGAACCATCTCTAATTTTAGGAATGTTGTTGCTAGGGGTTGCTGGGGGATTTTCTCAGCTCAAAACTCAACTGCAAAAAGGTAATTGA
- a CDS encoding TerC family protein: protein MLDHALDIPLEIGFHTPLILLILVLLEAVLSADNAVALASIAQGLEDPKLQRSALNFGLVAAYVLRIALIITATWVVQFWQFEVAGAAYLLWLVFNYFSSPEDEDHNRKGSQFSTLWQAIPIIAITDLAFSLDSVTTAIAVSDQTWLIIAGGTMGVIALRFLAGLFIRWLDEYTHLEDAGYITVGFVGIRLLLKALKPDFVPPEWVMIVAIAAVFIWGFSQRTEAKSSPQTEE, encoded by the coding sequence ATGCTAGACCACGCTCTCGACATTCCTTTGGAAATCGGATTTCACACTCCGTTAATTTTGCTGATCCTCGTCCTGCTAGAAGCAGTATTATCAGCAGACAATGCAGTTGCTTTGGCATCTATTGCCCAAGGACTAGAAGACCCTAAACTTCAGCGTAGCGCCCTCAATTTTGGCTTAGTAGCAGCTTATGTGCTGCGGATCGCTTTGATTATTACTGCCACCTGGGTAGTTCAGTTCTGGCAGTTTGAGGTGGCGGGGGCTGCTTATTTACTTTGGCTAGTTTTTAATTACTTTAGCTCTCCAGAAGATGAAGACCACAATCGTAAAGGAAGCCAGTTTTCAACGCTTTGGCAAGCAATTCCGATTATCGCAATTACGGATTTAGCTTTTTCTCTCGATAGTGTGACTACAGCGATCGCGGTTTCCGATCAAACTTGGTTAATTATTGCTGGTGGCACTATGGGGGTGATCGCTTTGAGATTTTTGGCGGGATTGTTTATTCGCTGGCTCGATGAATATACTCACTTAGAAGATGCTGGTTACATCACTGTGGGATTTGTGGGGATCAGACTTTTGCTCAAAGCACTTAAACCAGATTTTGTTCCTCCCGAATGGGTGATGATTGTGGCGATCGCGGCTGTCTTTATCTGGGGTTTCTCTCAACGAACTGAAGCCAAATCTTCTCCTCAAACTGAAGAATAA
- the miaB gene encoding tRNA (N6-isopentenyl adenosine(37)-C2)-methylthiotransferase MiaB, with the protein MKTNSRRYHITTFGCQMNKADSERMAGILEDMGWQWSEDPNQADVVLYNTCTIRDNAEQKVYSYLGKQAKRKHEQPDLTLIVAGCVAQQEGEQLLRRVPELDLVMGPQHANRLQDLLEQVFAGNQIVATEPIHIVEDITKPRRDSKVTAWVNVIYGCNERCTYCVVPNVRGTEQSRTPEAIRTEIEELGRQGYKEITLLGQNIDAYGRDLPGTTESGRHQHTLTDLLYFVHDVPGIERIRFATSHPRYFTERLIRACYELPKVCEHFHIPFQSGDNEVLKAMARGYTQEKYRRIIDKIREYMPDAAISADAIVGFPGETEAQFENTLKLVADLGFDRLNTAAYSPRPGTPAALWENQLSEEVKSDRLQRLNHLVAVKAATRSQRYAGRIEEILVEDQNPKDTSQVMGRTRTNHLTFFPGNIDELKGKLIQVKITEVRAFSLTGEPVYAPVLA; encoded by the coding sequence GTGAAAACTAATTCTCGTCGCTATCACATTACTACTTTCGGCTGTCAGATGAATAAAGCTGACTCCGAACGCATGGCTGGTATCTTAGAAGATATGGGCTGGCAATGGTCAGAAGACCCTAATCAAGCTGACGTAGTTCTCTATAATACCTGTACGATCCGGGATAATGCGGAGCAAAAAGTTTATTCTTATTTAGGAAAACAAGCAAAGCGCAAACACGAACAACCGGATCTCACTTTAATTGTTGCTGGTTGCGTAGCCCAGCAGGAAGGCGAACAATTGCTGCGTCGCGTGCCAGAATTAGATTTGGTAATGGGTCCCCAACACGCAAATCGCTTGCAAGATTTATTGGAACAAGTATTTGCTGGGAATCAAATTGTGGCTACCGAACCAATTCATATTGTTGAAGATATTACTAAACCGCGTCGTGACAGTAAAGTGACAGCTTGGGTAAATGTAATTTACGGTTGTAACGAACGCTGTACTTATTGTGTGGTTCCTAATGTACGCGGAACAGAACAATCTCGCACTCCTGAAGCAATTCGTACAGAAATAGAAGAGTTAGGAAGACAAGGTTATAAAGAAATAACTTTGTTGGGACAAAATATTGACGCTTACGGTAGAGATTTACCTGGTACTACTGAGTCAGGAAGACACCAACATACTCTGACAGATTTACTTTATTTTGTGCATGATGTACCGGGAATTGAACGCATTCGCTTTGCGACCAGTCACCCGCGTTATTTTACCGAAAGATTGATTCGCGCTTGCTACGAATTACCAAAAGTTTGCGAACATTTCCACATTCCTTTTCAGTCGGGAGATAACGAAGTTCTTAAAGCAATGGCGCGAGGTTATACGCAAGAAAAATATCGGCGAATTATTGATAAAATTCGCGAATATATGCCCGATGCAGCAATTAGTGCTGATGCAATTGTTGGTTTTCCTGGGGAGACTGAAGCCCAGTTTGAGAATACCTTAAAATTAGTTGCCGATCTTGGTTTCGATCGGTTGAATACTGCGGCTTATTCTCCTCGTCCCGGTACACCTGCGGCGCTATGGGAAAATCAACTTAGCGAAGAAGTAAAAAGCGATCGCCTCCAACGTCTTAACCATCTCGTCGCTGTCAAAGCCGCCACGCGATCGCAGCGTTATGCTGGCAGAATTGAAGAAATATTGGTAGAAGACCAAAATCCCAAAGATACCTCCCAAGTTATGGGACGTACTCGTACCAATCATTTGACGTTCTTTCCCGGTAACATTGACGAACTCAAAGGTAAACTAATTCAGGTGAAAATTACTGAAGTACGTGCTTTTAGCTTGACAGGAGAGCCAGTTTATGCTCCAGTTTTAGCTTAA